In a genomic window of Vespula vulgaris chromosome 13, iyVesVulg1.1, whole genome shotgun sequence:
- the LOC127068334 gene encoding ras-related protein Rab-28-like, with the protein MSDIEEDLAERRLKIVLLGDSGSGKTSIALKFCTNEFTRQYSPTAGIDFFLKSITVGSYKNVNLHLWDVGGLALHGNMLDKYVFAANIVLLVYDITNASSFEILDEWANKIRGMNDSIEEPPLMALVGNKCDMEHQRTVKKDKSHRYAAENGFPYYDMSARTGESLSLCIVSLAAQVLGVRLSKNDQDFHKPIIIAEIGDTVDMNTIHKVVKRFPNKRHHPISFHSHFPSSKSTVCTLQ; encoded by the exons ATGTCCGACATCGAAGAGGATCTCGCCGAGAGGCGACTAAAAATTGTTCTTCTCGGTGATTCTGGCTCTGGAAAA ACGAGCATTGCTTTAAAATTTTGCACCAACGAATTTACGAGACAATACTCACCAACGGCCGgcattgatttctttttaaaaagtatCACTGTTGGTTCTTACAAAAATGTTAACCTACATCTTTGGGACGTCGGCGGACTGGCTCTTCATGGTAACATGTTGGATAAATACGTGTTTGCAGCTAAc ATCGTTCTTTTGGTATACGATATCACGAATGCATCGAGTTTTGAAATTCTCGATGAATGGGCCAATAAGATTCGTGGAATGAATGACAGTATTGAAGAACCGCCATTAATGGCATTGGTTGGTAATAAATGTGATATGGAACATCAAAGAActgttaaaaaagataaatctcATCGTTACGCAGCAGAAAATGGATTTCCATATTATGATATGTCTGCAAGAACCGGCGAATCG CTTTCCTTGTGTATCGTAAGCTTGGCAGCACAAGTTTTAGGCGTACGATTATCAAAAAATGATCAAGATTTTCATAAGCCGATTATTATTGCTGAAATTGGAGATACTGTGGATATGAACACGATTCATAAGGTTGTAAAAAGATTTCCTAATAAGAGACACCATCCGATTTCCTTTCATTCACATTTTCCTTCTTCAAAATCAACTGTGTGCACTTTACaatga
- the LOC127068332 gene encoding protein BCCIP homolog produces the protein MAAPVKKREIQENVVKRDGDDEPESSGSEDDEQEQVGESGLEIQVDFEGRNPQDPDYHGIKTLLQQLFLKAHIDLGGLTDFIIAQNYIGSVVKQSEDFEGSDEEDVEDTFDVFGITTVINITDRQNLPCIQQLRDLLQELSSDHATDAAYTMIKNVLQNDSQPIGLLINERFINIPAQISIPLFENLISEMKRANSRNMPFNFSYYILICKLYKMEDKKIGTKTKNNKKNNSATPTIIWSNPEEEIFAEKALISFEFSVENESDSGLSGTWTETDDEMKPYRRVLLFEASTLQSIINTIKNQLS, from the exons ATGGCTGCTCCGGTTAAAAAACGAGAAATTCAAGAAAATGTCGTAAAACGGGATGGTGACGATGAACCAGAATCTTCTGGTAGCGAGGATGACGAGCAAGAACAAGTGGGAGAATCg gGTTTGGAAATCCAAGTAGATTTTGAAGGACGCAATCCGCAAGATCCAGATTATCATGGAATTAAAACATTACTGCAGCAACTTTTTTTAAAAGCACATATAGATTTGGGTGGATTAACCGATTTTATAATCGCACAGAATTATATAGGATCTGTGGTGAAACAATCTGAAGATTTTGAAGGATCTGACGAGGAAGATGTAGAAGATACTTTCGATGTTTTTGGTATTACaacagtaataaatataactgaTAGACAG AATCTTCCGTGCATACAACAATTAAGAGATTTATTGCAAGAATTATCTAGTGACCATGCCACCGATGCAGCTTACACTATGATAAAGAATGTACTTCAAAATGATTCGCAACCAATTGGTTTACTTATTAACGAAAGGTTCATTAACATACCTGCCCAAATATCTATACCCCTTTTCGAAAACTTAATCTCGGAAATGAAACGTGCGAACAGTAGGAATATGCCATTTAACTTTTCATACTACATacttatttgtaaattatacaaaatggAGGATAAAAAGATtggaacaaaaacaaaaaataacaagaagaaTAACAGTGCAACTCCAACGATTATATGGAGCAATccggaagaagaaatatttgctGAAAAAGCTTTGATTAGTTTTGAATTTTCTGTTGAAAATGAATCAGATAGTGGTTTATCTGGAACATGGACTGAAACTGACGATGAAATGAAGCCATACAGACGAGTATTACTATTTGAAGCTTCAACGTTGCaatctataattaatacaataaaaaaccAATTATCTTAA
- the LOC127068320 gene encoding shootin-1, producing the protein MNKTELNIVLSTEPPRTTTAATNVIHSHIPVPRITNAQAKPQEQRCSPIRRGSFEKLGRTTSVAAQKANFEKLDASVQLRSKHSNLSTSSIEMRNVEEKSNPVNPFKKNDYTFPKLNGNGNSNTNNCFLENKWKSKYEESEKRRKLLLQKSETAHKEHTDLEKKYQQVQRQNGTLQSQVQEKEEKLNKLRTVSEAVCKEYEQLKRQYDVETGAMHKAMQQASEWYKQNRELKRKSQIIAQKYLQIHPGGSVDLDITDEVDSNFEDLDQLRETVRELSQEIAKLQTDLNSARLQEFEAQEQITLLTTQLEEERTLRQKADDKINEMKMQKENMERVTKMVAKEVQALKTQCDRERETAKIMKLEADKAQKERNVLAHQSALLMAEVGDDPNGRLLTVLQEVESLKRLLEEEQQNHASQIQMLQEKLEEKESNVEFEIVEEKLKLAESELDVMQQRAERAERSVDNLEDVIRTMKEKIIELEEKIARPTPSLLPPPPPPPPPPPPLPSLSKSTGNATMKLLTKEKLHSESNAVSDMECMLGIPKKTSAVTQQPVIDDIINQIKGGRFTLKQTDKQREEERKRRQEAETAPPAVSEMLNILGTMRRRAKPTRQFLQVTDTKT; encoded by the exons ATGAACAAGACAGAATTGAACATAGTTCTTAGCACGGAACCTCCGAGGACGACAACAGCAGCAACGAACGTGATTCATTCTCACATTCCTGTACCGAGGATAACGAACGCCCAAGCAAAACCACAAGAACAACGATGTTCTCCAATAAGAAGAGGTTCTTTCGAAAAACTTGGTAGAACAACCTCAGTGGCCGCTCAAAAAGCTAATTTTGAAAAACTCGATGCTTCGGTACAGCTAAGATCAAAGCATAGCAATCTGTCGACATCCAGTATAGAAATGCGAAATGTCGAAGAGAAATCTAATCCAGTTAatccgtttaaaaaaaatgattatacatTTCCGAAATTAAATGGCAATGGTAACAGTAACACCAACAATTGTTTCCTCGAGAACAAATGGAAAAGTAAATACGAGGAAtccgaaaagagaagaaaattgttattacaaaaaagCGAAACTG CACACAAGGAACACACAGATTTGGAAAAAAAGTATCAACAAGTGCAAAGGCAAAATGGTACTTTGCAATCGCAGGTtcaggaaaaagaagaaaagttaaataaattacggacag TGTCCGAAGCAGTATGTAAGGAATATGAGCAATTAAAACGTCAGTATGACGTTGAAACTGGTGCAATGCATAAAGCTATGCAGCAGGCATCAGAA tGGTATAAACAAAATCGAGAGTTGAAACGAAAATCTCAGATTATAGCgcaaaaatatttgcaaattcATCCAGGAGGATCGGTTGATCTCGACATAACCGACGAAGTCGATTCTAATTTCGAGGATTTAGATCAACTTCGAGAAACGGTCAgag AACTAAGCCAAGAAATAGCTAAACTCCAGACCGATTTAAATTCAGCACGATTGCAAGAATTCGAAGCGCAAGAACAAATAACACTCTTGACAACTCAGTTGGAAGAGGAAAGAACACTCAGACAAAaag cCGACGACAAGATAAACGAGATGAAAAtgcaaaaggaaaatatgGAGAGAGTGACAAAGATGGTAGCAAAAGAGGTTCAAGCATTAAAGACTCAATGCGAtcgtgagagagaaacagcTAAAATAATGAAGTTGGAAGCTGATAAA GCACAGAAAGAACGTAACGTTTTGGCTCATCAAAGTGCTCTCTTAATGGCCGAAGTTGGCGATGATCCAAACGGAAGGTTGTTAACTGTCCTTCAAGAAGTAGAGTCCTTGAAAAGACTATTGGAGGAGGAACAACAGAATCATGCATCACAGATACAGATGCTTCAAGAAAAGTTAGAGGAGAAGGAATCCAATGTAGAGTTTGAGATagttgaagaaaaattgaaacttGCTGAATCCGAGTTGGATGTCATGCAACAAAGAGCTGAAAGAGCTGAGAGATCGGTAGACAATTTGGAAGATGTTATTAGAactatgaaagagaaaataattgaattggAAGAGAAAATTGCTAGACCTACACCGTCTTTGttaccaccacctccacccccacccccaccaccaccaccattacctTCCTTATCCAAGTCAACTGGAAATGCAACAATGAAGTtgttaacaaaagaaaaattgcattCCGAGTCTAATGCAGTTAGCGATATGGAGTGTATGCTTGGAATTCCCAAGAAAACTTCAGCTGTCACACAACAGCCTG TCAtcgatgatattattaatcaaataaaaggCGGACGATTCACATTGAAGCAAACGGat aaacaaagagaggaggaaagaaaaagacgacaAGAGGCAGAAACTGCACCACCAGCTGTATCAGAAATGCTCAATATATTGGGAACAATGAGAAGAAGAGCTAAACCGACAAGACAATTTCTTCAAGTGACTGACACAAAGACGTAA
- the LOC127068323 gene encoding hexosaminidase D-like has translation MTRLRGRASLMIIVMITFTLMIVIYHILSNEIDSISSGKINSRMKVEDVYPLGDLTEIPSSIAKKQQIEAQITRNAKLARSRQFEDDNDNIYSSSNPLFKGHKIVHLDLKGAPPKIGYYKYLLPLLKKLGATGILIEYEDMFPFDGRIKDISAGNCYTKEDIRIIQKLAEENNLIVIPLIQTFGHLEFILKLDKYKDYREVPRYPQVVCPTYNKTIPLIYEIIDQVVAAHPTSKHLHIGADEVYQIGDCSRCVNTMVKKHWTKKQLFLDHVSKVASYIKEKYPQLTVLMWDDEFREISPQEIIDKDLHLMVEPVVWKYTTDPGSTLTDQLWESYGAVWKSVWVATAFKGATAPDRFYTDIPYHLENHEHWLEIIIEYSNQITFKGVILTGWQRYDHFSVLCELLSTAIPSLAINLAALQVSDLNGFPIEVPNQLVDILQCENIISLSIPEPQYGWTKCGFHGSAVYAVTVRLYSLMQEINKMEQDNIFKGWLKPYNLKYSFSSPSHIERIIDELNRHKLEIMYIEKEMRSAMKDIYDNYTIQEWLETYITPINEKVTQLYEAEEKILEKNTWPRRPLTKVD, from the coding sequence ATGACACGGCTAAGAGGCCGAGCTTCTCTCATGATAATCGTAATGATCACCTTCACACTGATGATagttatatatcatattctcAGTAATGAAATAGATAGTATTTCATCCGGTAAGATAAATTCTCGAATGAAAGTTGAAGATGTTTATCCACTTGGTGATCTCACAGAGATTCCTAGCAGTATAGCCAAGAAACAACAAATTGAAGCTCAAATTACAAGAAATGCAAAGCTTGCCAGAAGTAGGCAATTTgaagatgataatgataatatatattcatcgtCCAATCCATTGTTCAAAGGACACAAAATTGTTCATTTAGATTTAAAGGGTGCTCCGCCTAAAATaggttattataaatatcttttaccaTTACTCAAAAAGTTAGGTGCTACTGGAATACTTATAGAATATGAAGATATGTTTCCATTCGatggaagaataaaagatataagcGCTGGTAATTGTTATACCAAAGaagatatacgtattattCAGAAGTTAgcagaagaaaataatcttattGTCATACCATTGATACAAACTTTTGGACATTTGGAATTTATTCTTAAGCTTGATAAATACAAAGATTATAGAGAAGTTCCAAGATATCCGCAAGTAGTATGCCCTACTTACAATAAAACGATACCAttgatttatgaaataatagatCAAGTTGTAGCTGCTCATCCCACTTCAAAACACTTGCATATCGGAGCAGATGAAGTATATCAGATAGGAGATTGTTCAAGGTGTGTAAATACTATGGTTAAAAAGCATTGGactaaaaaacaattattccTTGATCATGTATCTAAAGTAGCTAGTTATATCAAGGAAAAGTATCCACAGCTTACAGTATTAATGTGGGATGATGAATTTCGTGAAATTTCTCCTcaagaaataatagataaagatTTGCATTTAATGGTGGAACCAGTTGTATGGAAATATACAACCGATCCAGGTTCTACTTTGACAGATCAATTATGGGAGAGTTATGGTGCTGTTTGGAAAAGTGTCTGGGTCGCGACAGCTTTTAAAGGAGCTACTGCACCAGATAGATTTTATACGGATATACCTTATCATCTGGAAAATCATGAACATTggttagaaattattatcgaatactCTAATCAAATTACATTCAAAGGTGTTATTCTAACAGGATGGCAAAGATATGATCATTTTAGCGTACTCTGTGAACTTTTATCAACAGCCATTCCATCGCTTGCTATTAATCTGGCAGCCTTACAAGTATCTGATCTGAATGGTTTTCCTATTGAGGTACCTAATCAACTAGTAGACATATTACAATGCgaaaatattatctctttGAGTATACCGGAACCTCAATATGGATGGACAAAATGTGGGTTTCATGGATCAGCTGTATATGCAGTTACCGTAAGACTTTATTCTTTAAtgcaagaaataaataaaatggaacAAGACAACATCTTTAAAGGATGGTTGAAACCATACAATTTAAAATACTCTTTCTCAAGTCCAAGTCATATTGAACGAATAATAGATGAATTGAATAGGCATAAGTTGGAGATAATgtatatcgaaaaagaaatgcgTTCTGCaatgaaagatatttatgACAATTATACGATACAGGAGTGGCTAGAAACGTACATTACGcctataaatgaaaaagtcaCGCAATTGTATGAGGCAGAAGagaaaattcttgaaaaaaatactTGGCCAAGAAGACCGTTGACAAAGGTTGATTGA